Genomic window (Nymphaea colorata isolate Beijing-Zhang1983 chromosome 1, ASM883128v2, whole genome shotgun sequence):
ATtctgaaaatatcaaaattttactgcCATGTTTCCCAGGGTCCGAACGTTACCTACAAAAGGTAACGTTTAAAATATCAACTAATTCAAAAACAGTGTGATGTTATCTTCTATTAGCATGctaaaagcatgtttttttttaagaataaagaaaaaaacaaaaaaggtaggCCAACGTCAGCTATTTTTTGTCACACACACATTACAACTTGAGTACCTGAAAGCATTTCAACTTTTATGTTGGAGTATCCAACACTTTCAGAAACTATGTAGCACTCCTCATTTTGTAGAATACCATAGGTAACTgcaattcttctttctttcactcGCAAGTATGAACAGCTATATATTCACGTTTATATGGTTAAATAATCAACTTTGTAAGTACTGCAATCCAACCAAGGCCTGTCCAAAGAGGGAGTCAAGCCTGAATATGAGGTGCTTCTACCTGGTTCACATCCAACTAGTGGTGGTAAAAAATGGCATATGATTTATTGGGTCAGGATAGGCCTGAACAAAATGCAGTGAGACCTGAATTTAACATACCGCCACTTTGTCCACATCCAACTAGTGGTGGTAAAAACATGGTACTCGACCATGTGGCTAATCAAGTAAGAACATTTAAATGCATAACTAAATTCAGTTCCTAAACATGTTGCAGACTGTGCTTAGGCCTAAAAACTGAAAGCAGATCCAGATCAACTCTGTAAAGGAGACCCTACATGTCTACTTACCTCTCAAATGCTAACAAGAACTAATACTTCATCTTGTattaacttgaaaaatgaaCAGGAGGATGGATGTCAAAGCGTATGTTGTCAGGGAAAAGCCTGACTTAATAAATGGgccaagaaaaacacatttacatggattaatcataaaaaatagacaACAGCATACTATTGATCATTGGTGCACTGATTCCGTTAGTAAGATGTACTCAGGAAAGACCTGTGTACGTGAATGAGAAAGAAGTGGAGGACATCTGGCTTCTATATTCTGCTATACGGATAAATATGTTAGCTTCTTGTCAGTTTTTGAACTGATGCTTGCATTTATGAAACAAACCAGCATCAAAGGCATCACACCATCCTCGCAGACAGATTCTGTTAGGCATGATGCCTCGGCCGTCTCGGTTCCACCACCTATCATATCCCACCACCCTTAGGTGAAGTTGTTCAATGCCTCAATAAACTCAGATATCATGTCAACAGTAGTGCCTCCAACACAACAGATGATGCCTTCAGGATTATGAAAACTTGAGGATACAACAATACATGTTTGTGCATGTGGGATTGTTTGACTGCATTCACATGCTTGTGTGCAAGTTTCATGCTACTGAAGAGGAGGGTTCTATATGTCTCAATCTTCTTTACAGCCTCCCATAATTCACTGTTAGCAAAAATAACAACAGTTCCAGATTCAATTAATCATGTAAAAGTCTTCTATTTACCTTGTGATCCAACTAATGATAATTGAAGATCCAACCACAGCAGCATCCAGAATCCAGAAGCCAAAACGTCAAAACTAAAGTCAGTAAACTGAAAGAATCGAAGAGGATGAGGATAATTTAGAAAGAAGCAACAAACTGGACAACAACTTAGCACTCTGCTCTCTTATTATACTAGCAGCATGAATGCAATCTAACCTTGAGGAGTAAAATCTTTAAGGGTTATATGGCACAACTCGTAGATGTTGCCAGTGATATTAGCTTTTTGCAACTGCATGCCAAGCAGGGCAGCACAATCAACAGCTTGCAAGTTTGTAATAAAACTTTGCCTTTGTAAATGAGAAATGTAGTTTGCCAATGTCTTGCAACAAGCAGTTTGGTTTCCAATCACACCTCCACAGTCAATGGAAATGTTCTTGGTTGTGGGGAAAACCAGTGGACAAGCTGCATTCAGAAAGATGAAAGTAAAGAGATATATTAGAGGAGGAGAGCCAGCAGAAATAGCAGTCTGAAACATAAAATCTTAATTAGAACATAAGTTTATATCCTGTGTAAGAATAAATGCATAATTTCTACCAAAAGTGTAAATATAAGCCCAATAATGTCCTTTCCTAGTTCACTCTTTCATTAACCAGCAAACAATAATTGTTACACAGGGATGTATTTGAGAGGCACAGACAGGTGTTGCAAGAGTGTGTCTGAGAGGCACATACAAGGTGTTAAGGACACCCCATCTAGCACCGGGTATTGACATCCCTCAGAATTCCTGAAAAACCCCCAAGGGAGCAGAAGAAATAATGGAGAAAAAACCCCTTAAAACGCGACTGAGTGTCACAGAAATTGAATCATATGCTTTGTTGTGTGCTGGCATGGTCGAGATGGAGTGTCCAACTTTGAGGCATCCCATCCAACCATTTGAACATAGTAGAGAATATCTGCATTGACTTGTATGACATTGCATGAACGTTATCTAGTACAAATCCAACTAAAGATTTTTTGCATCTGTGGAGACGGATAACAATATACAACAATACAGGTTACAGGCAATGTCATGCTCAACCAAGATCCAGGTAGAGtcaattttcaacaaatccacTGAGAGAAAAAAGACTACTCGTACTGTCGTACAGAACATTCCATGGTCCATCAGTGATAAATAAGCTCGACCACTGACAACAGATACAGAAACAAATCATCCAAGGAAAAAGTTGTACGCCTAACCATCAAGTGAAATATCtatgaaataaaataatttagCTTCAAAGGGAATCGTGATATATAATCTTTCTGCATGCATGACAAACCCTTGCTGTGCTGCATATGCACCAAGGAGCTAGCAATGTTTTGATTATTTGTTCTAGTTTCGTAGAAACAGATTACTGACTGAATGATTAGGgatatattttccttatttacTTTTACTATTTTATACACTTTGTCCATCATATTATAAGCTTCCTTCACACATTTTGCTGTTCAGCATAAACAATTTTCCTTCACATATGGTGTTCATTTTGAAGATCAAACAACTTGCAAACTTGTTCAGAGATTTCAGTATCAGGAATCAATCTCTCTTGGTTCTTTATAATCCAATGATGTAGCTAATTACTGAGGTAATTAAGGCACCCTTTCTATTGCTGAGCAAACCTTTAGTTTTACATCCAGTTCATGTTTTCAATTTTAGCCACATCTCCCAGCTTTTCTCTATGTCTTTTCCTTGCCTGAAGCGATATGCCAGATTGTTCATACTTTAGCAGCTTCTAAAAATGATAACAAAGCAGTGAAACAGCTTCAAAAGAGAAATTGTTACCTGAAGCAGTCCTATGAATTTACTTTAAGTTTAAGCTTAAGACTTTTATGAATCTGGTAATTAAGATTGATAaccttttgtcattttacaaaaaaacagtaaaacgTAATTTGAACAGTATATGAAAGGAGAGATGCCCCATATGGATAATGTTCAAGAAGCTCAGTATGGAAGAAAAAGTAGTTTTAGATACCTTTATTGACATTGCAATTGGATATACGCCTTAGAACTTGTTTTGCACCATCTGGATCCAAACGACTAGCTAACCATCTATACACAACTCTCATGCAATCATCAATTGTAGTTGAATGTGGAGGAGAATTTGGTATCCCCATTGGATTAGAAAGAGAAGAATCTGACAAGGCAATTCTCCTTGCAGCCTCAGATACAGCACTCTGACACACCTGGCTGCAGCACTCCTTTACTGCATCAACCTTCTCACATGCAGCCAAAAGTTTAGACAGATCTACCGTGCTCTCAAACTCATTTACATCTGTAATTGGACAAGAACCTCCAGTAAGATTGGATGGACGTATGGCACATATTTTTTGGAGGTTTTCATTTGCACCCTGGCTTGTCAAGATCTTCTGCACATCTGATAGGCAGTAGTTTGCGTGTTTTGTTTCCAGAGCAAGCACACCAGAGGTT
Coding sequences:
- the LOC116257948 gene encoding uncharacterized GPI-anchored protein At1g61900-like isoform X1 codes for the protein MREGLSLGLRLLQSLVLLNCLYCGQCKPWDVFHNYSLLVRYTSRSSQIDTVNKVQKHGAISPVPSPSSTSGAFMPLLAPSPLAPYGNSSVPLLSGMCTLNFSAAENMVAVTAVDCWGSFAPFLANVICCPQLQATLTVLIGQSSKTSGVLALETKHANYCLSDVQKILTSQGANENLQKICAIRPSNLTGGSCPITDVNEFESTVDLSKLLAACEKVDAVKECCSQVCQSAVSEAARRIALSDSSLSNPMGIPNSPPHSTTIDDCMRVVYRWLASRLDPDGAKQVLRRISNCNVNKACPLVFPTTKNISIDCGGVIGNQTACCKTLANYISHLQRQSFITNLQAVDCAALLGMQLQKANITGNIYELCHITLKDFTPQVGSQESGCLLPSLPSDATFDQSAGFSFTCDLNDNIAAPWPSSSLVSTPSCNKSITLPALPTAAPSQGGQGKKPLLSLLLVLFAVLLAL
- the LOC116257948 gene encoding uncharacterized GPI-anchored protein At1g61900-like isoform X2, which produces MREGLSLGLRLLQSLVLLNCLYCGQCKPWDVFHNYSLLVRYTSRSSQIDTVNKVQKHGAISPVPSPSSTSGAFMPLLAPSPLAPYGNSSVPLLSGMCTLNFSAAENMVAVTAVDCWGSFAPFLANVICCPQLQATLTVLIGQSSKTSGVLALETKHANYCLSDVQKILTSQGANENLQKICAIRPSNLTGGSCPITDVNEFESTVDLSKLLAACEKVDAVKECCSQVCQSAVSEAARRIALSDSSLSNPMGIPNSPPHSTTIDDCMRVVYRWLASRLDPDGAKQVLRRISNCNVNKACPLVFPTTKNISIDCGGVIGNQTACCKTLANYISHLQRQSFITNLQAVDCAALLGMQLQKANITGNIYELCHITLKDFTPQVY